In Bombus terrestris chromosome 6, iyBomTerr1.2, whole genome shotgun sequence, a single window of DNA contains:
- the LOC100643804 gene encoding myelin expression factor 2: MHRSDIKKDFDDERDKYDRLATACNNERDRDNRFIDPPKSQGDRRQNMNAPADAWDDNGDSGDGGGDRKLGNTYGLDTRFLKSLGINEPLVTRVFVTNLDYAVDEHKLIEVFKLAGKVLYVELARDKRGKSRGFGMVEYDHPVESVQAISMLHNQKLYDRRMFVRLDKVNEPDVPQKLPEELQGIGRGLGTGGSRLIDVARNNVNVQANNPSIANPVFVPALVAGASGAGLNNVVPAKLANGQGNNASAWRDLSKTDDDVDFDENNALDGSNFAGDRDFESRFNGGDNDRVPGGGLAGNEGEEEGGNKQNTYGLRPTSDSILIKNLPSNATWQMLKNEFQNVGEVKFVAIQRTGTGIVQFVSEWDAVRVMCIMNRSCIDGRTIDVCLY; this comes from the exons ATGCATCGGTCTGATATTAAAAAG gaCTTTGATGATGAACGGGACAAATATGACCGATTAGCAACAGCTTGTAACAATGAAAGAGATCGTGATAATAGATTTATAGATCCGCCAAAGTCGCAAGGTGATAGGCGTCAAAATATGAATGCTCCTGCTGATGCATGGGATGATAACGGCGACAGTGGTGATGGTGGTGGAGATAGAAAATTGGGGAATACCTATGGTCTAGATACTCGGTTTTTAAAATCTTTAGGTATTAATGAACCTTTAGTTACTAGAGTATTTGTGACAAAT cTTGACTACGCAGTGGATGAACATAAATTAATAGAAGTATTTAAATTAGCTGGTAAAGTACTATATGTTGAATTAGCAAGAGATAAACGTGGAAAATCTCGAGGATTTGGAATGGTAGAATACGACCATCCAGTAGAATCTGTACAAGCTATATCGATGCTTCATAATCAGAAACTTTATGATAGACGTATGTTTGTGAGACTTGACAAAGTAAATGAACCAGACGTGCCACAAAAATTACCAGAAG AGTTACAGGGAATTGGAAGGGGTCTTGGGACTGGTGGTAGTAGATTAATCGATGTAGCTAGAAACAATGTTAATGTACAAGCAAATAATCCATCTATTGCGAATCCTGTTTTTGTTCCTGCGTTGGTTGCTGGTGCTTCTGGAGCTGGTTTAAACAATGTTGTGCCAGCAAAGTTAG CCAATGGACAAGGCAACAATGCATCTGCGTGGCGAGACTTATCCAAAACGGACGATGATGTAGACTTTGATGAAAACAATGCTCTTGATGGTTCTAACTTCGCTGGTGACAGAGATTTTGAGAGTAGATTTAACGGAGGGGACAACGATCGTGTTCCTGGTGGTGGTCTTGCCGGAAATGAAGGTGAAGAAGAAGGTGGGAACAAACAGAATACATATGGTCTTCGGCCGACATCAGACAGTAttcttataaaaaat CTCCCATCAAATGCAACATGGCAAATGTTGAAAAACGAATTTCAAAACGTTGGAGAGGTGAAATTTGTTGCAATACAGAGAACTGGCACAGGCATAGTACAATTCGTATCTGAATGGGATGCTGTACGCGTTATGT GTATCATGAATCGGTCATGTATTGATGGTAGGACGATTGATGTTTGTCTTTACTAA